Proteins encoded together in one Streptomyces rubradiris window:
- a CDS encoding response regulator, whose product MTRVLVVEDDPQLVRALVINLQARRYGVDAAPDGVTALRLAAAQRPDIVLLDLGLPDMDGVDVLRALRGWTRVPVLVLSARQASDEKVAALDAGADDYVTKPFSMDELLARLRAAVRRTGEAPPVPEQTVVETEAFTIDLSAKKAVRDGREVRLTPTEWHLLEILVTRPGRLVTQKQLLQEVWGVSRSDKSNYLRVYMAQLRRKLETDPSHPRYLITEPGMGYRFEG is encoded by the coding sequence ATGACCCGGGTCCTCGTCGTGGAGGACGACCCGCAGCTCGTACGGGCCCTCGTGATCAACCTCCAGGCCCGCCGGTACGGCGTCGACGCGGCCCCCGACGGAGTCACCGCGCTCCGCCTCGCGGCCGCCCAGCGGCCCGACATCGTGCTGCTGGACCTCGGCCTGCCCGACATGGACGGCGTCGACGTGCTCAGGGCCCTGCGCGGCTGGACCCGCGTCCCCGTCCTGGTCCTGTCCGCCCGGCAGGCATCGGACGAGAAGGTCGCCGCGCTGGACGCCGGCGCCGACGACTACGTCACCAAGCCGTTCAGCATGGACGAGCTGCTCGCCCGGTTACGGGCCGCCGTCCGCCGCACCGGCGAGGCACCGCCGGTTCCGGAGCAGACCGTGGTGGAGACGGAGGCGTTCACCATCGACCTGTCCGCGAAGAAGGCCGTACGCGACGGCCGGGAGGTCCGCCTCACCCCCACCGAATGGCATCTGCTGGAGATCCTCGTCACCCGCCCCGGCCGGCTCGTCACACAGAAGCAGCTTCTCCAGGAGGTCTGGGGGGTCTCGCGCAGCGACAAGAGCAACTACCTGCGCGTCTACATGGCCCAGCTGCGCCGCAAACTGGAGACCGACCCCTCCCACCCCCGCTATCTGATCACCGAACCGGGCATGGGCTACCGCTTCGAAGGCTGA
- a CDS encoding potassium-transporting ATPase subunit C encodes MKNSVVNTGRLLGAGLRALLVLTVLTGVLYPLAVTGVAQALFHSAANGSEIKADGKVVGSSVIGQQGYSLRYFQPRPAQGLAENSVNTQYRLLVSGATNLAADNKDLLRQVEDAKAKVVRDNSVPGHPVSPSDVPADAVTSSGSGLDPDISPAYAALQVRRVAERNHLPVAAVRELVADHTEGRTLGFIGEPRVNVLELNIALKDLAARR; translated from the coding sequence ATGAAGAACTCCGTTGTGAACACCGGCCGTCTGCTCGGCGCGGGCCTGCGCGCACTGCTGGTGCTGACCGTGCTCACAGGCGTCCTGTATCCGCTGGCCGTCACAGGTGTGGCCCAGGCGCTCTTCCACAGCGCGGCGAACGGTTCCGAGATCAAGGCGGACGGCAAGGTCGTCGGCTCCTCAGTGATCGGACAACAGGGCTACAGCCTCCGGTACTTCCAGCCCCGCCCGGCACAGGGACTGGCCGAGAACTCGGTCAACACCCAGTACCGGCTGCTGGTGTCCGGGGCGACCAACCTCGCCGCCGACAACAAGGACCTGCTCCGGCAGGTCGAGGACGCCAAGGCCAAGGTCGTCCGGGACAACTCGGTGCCCGGTCACCCGGTCAGCCCCTCGGACGTCCCCGCCGACGCCGTCACCTCCTCCGGCTCCGGCCTGGACCCGGACATCTCCCCGGCCTACGCCGCACTCCAGGTGCGCCGGGTCGCCGAGCGCAACCACCTGCCCGTCGCCGCGGTACGCGAGCTGGTCGCGGACCACACCGAGGGGCGCACGCTGGGATTCATCGGCGAACCGCGCGTGAACGTACTGGAGTTGAACATCGCGCTCAAGGACCTCGCGGCCAGGCGGTGA